One window of the Thioflexithrix psekupsensis genome contains the following:
- a CDS encoding GldG family protein, whose product MNKLLTSTGLIVGVVLLLAINIVSNASLKTARLDLTENRIYTLSQGSKNILQNLPEPVTLRLYLSEQLVRDFPAISTYALRVKELLHEYQRLAGDKLELQIIDPEPFSEAEDRAVGYGLQGVPIDASNTMFYFGLAGTNRIGEKEIITFFQPDKEESLEYDVTQLIYRLAHPKQKKIGIISTLPVQGETAMPALGRANTSAWVFMEQLKPLFDVQNLDKAVKEIPNDLAVLMLIHPKELTDQTWYAIDQFVLKGGRVLAFIDPFSEADRPDSSNPAAAAAHVRHSDLGPLAATWGVELVADKVVGDLKGAKQVQIERQGRAVVSPYPVWIDIDTSGFNTQDVITNGLDTVTFASVGSLSPKADAGTEFVPLIQSSTEAMLLEANQLLGLTDPQTLLKDFKGENQFTLAARISGQFKTAFPNGAPVSEEENAETPRDPSPEHVNQASEPVTVIVFADTDLLADQFWVRIQSFLGQRIAMPIAANGTLVTNAVDNLTGSNDLISVRNRGTFARPFTRVEDIRREAEQRFREQEQRLQAQLEETESKINQLQQQRQDAANLNLTPEQEQALEQFRQEQVNIRQELRQVQHQLQKDIDQLESRLKFLNIGLMPLLVGFGGLALGLYRGRRRRTFKQNVAQ is encoded by the coding sequence ATGAATAAACTACTGACTAGCACGGGTTTAATAGTGGGTGTGGTTTTATTATTGGCCATTAATATTGTCAGTAATGCCAGCTTAAAAACCGCCCGCTTAGATTTAACCGAAAATCGTATTTATACCTTATCTCAAGGTTCTAAAAATATTTTACAGAACCTGCCAGAACCAGTCACATTGCGCTTATATTTATCAGAGCAATTAGTGCGTGATTTTCCTGCTATTAGCACTTATGCGTTACGGGTTAAAGAATTGCTGCACGAATATCAGCGATTGGCTGGAGATAAACTGGAATTGCAGATTATTGATCCAGAGCCTTTCTCAGAAGCCGAAGATCGCGCTGTGGGCTATGGTTTACAAGGCGTTCCGATTGATGCCAGCAATACCATGTTTTATTTTGGTTTGGCAGGAACGAATCGAATTGGGGAAAAAGAAATTATTACTTTTTTCCAACCCGATAAAGAAGAATCATTGGAATATGATGTCACGCAATTAATTTATCGTTTAGCTCATCCTAAACAGAAAAAAATAGGCATTATTAGCACATTGCCTGTACAGGGAGAAACAGCAATGCCCGCTTTAGGGCGTGCCAATACATCGGCATGGGTTTTTATGGAGCAATTAAAACCCTTATTTGATGTGCAAAATTTGGATAAAGCCGTTAAAGAAATTCCTAATGATTTAGCGGTATTAATGCTGATTCATCCTAAAGAATTGACGGATCAAACATGGTATGCGATTGATCAATTTGTATTAAAAGGCGGGCGTGTGCTGGCTTTTATTGATCCCTTTTCTGAAGCGGATCGCCCTGACAGCAGTAATCCAGCCGCTGCGGCCGCGCATGTACGTCATTCTGATTTAGGGCCATTGGCGGCGACTTGGGGCGTTGAACTGGTGGCGGATAAAGTGGTGGGCGATTTGAAGGGCGCAAAACAGGTGCAAATTGAGCGACAAGGGCGCGCAGTGGTATCCCCCTACCCTGTTTGGATTGACATCGACACAAGCGGTTTTAACACGCAAGACGTGATTACCAACGGCTTAGACACCGTCACTTTTGCCTCTGTCGGCTCGCTGTCGCCCAAAGCAGACGCGGGAACGGAGTTTGTGCCGTTAATCCAAAGTAGCACAGAAGCGATGTTGTTGGAAGCCAACCAGTTATTGGGTTTGACTGATCCGCAGACTTTATTAAAGGATTTTAAAGGGGAAAATCAATTTACATTAGCAGCTAGAATTAGCGGCCAATTTAAAACAGCATTTCCCAATGGCGCACCTGTTTCTGAGGAAGAAAACGCGGAAACCCCGCGTGATCCCTCACCTGAACATGTGAATCAAGCCAGTGAACCCGTGACCGTTATTGTGTTTGCGGATACTGATTTATTAGCGGATCAATTTTGGGTGCGGATACAGAGCTTTTTAGGACAACGCATTGCGATGCCTATTGCAGCCAATGGCACGTTAGTCACTAATGCCGTTGATAATTTAACGGGCAGTAATGACTTAATTAGCGTGCGTAATCGAGGCACTTTTGCACGGCCTTTTACACGGGTTGAAGATATTCGCCGCGAAGCAGAACAACGTTTTCGTGAACAAGAGCAACGTTTGCAAGCGCAGTTAGAAGAAACTGAGTCAAAAATCAATCAGTTACAACAACAACGCCAAGATGCGGCTAATTTAAATTTAACGCCAGAACAAGAACAAGCGTTAGAACAATTCCGTCAAGAGCAGGTTAATATTCGTCAAGAATTGCGTCAAGTACAGCATCAATTGCAAAAGGATATTGACCAGTTAGAAAGCCGTTTAAAATTCCTGAATATTGGTTTAATGCCATTATTAGTGGGTTTTGGTGGCTTGGCGTTGGGCTTGTATCGCGGTCGTCGCCGTCGTACTTTTAAGCAAAACGTCGCACAATAA
- a CDS encoding ABC transporter permease subunit, with the protein MNPAIGVIFRRELYSYFSTPIAYVFIVIFLLLSGIFTFYLGNFFLRGQADLMPFFMFHPWLYLFLIPALSMRLWAEERKSGSIELLLTLPITVTSAVIGKYLAAWAFTAIALFLTFPIWITVNYLGNPDNMIILAGYFGSLLMAGAFLAIGSCISAITKNQVIAFIITVVVCLAFILSGYPLVLDFFSSWTPAIIVDTISSFSFLTHFDAIGKGVIDVRNLIYFASLIAFWLFATVVLIEMKKAD; encoded by the coding sequence ATGAATCCAGCGATTGGTGTTATTTTTCGGCGAGAATTATACAGTTATTTTTCTACGCCGATAGCTTATGTATTTATTGTTATTTTTCTGCTATTAAGTGGAATATTTACTTTTTATTTAGGGAATTTTTTCCTGCGCGGGCAAGCTGATCTAATGCCGTTTTTTATGTTCCATCCTTGGCTTTATTTATTTCTTATTCCGGCCTTGTCGATGCGTTTATGGGCAGAGGAAAGAAAAAGCGGTTCTATTGAATTACTGCTGACTTTGCCGATTACAGTCACCTCGGCCGTGATTGGGAAATACCTCGCGGCATGGGCATTTACGGCGATTGCGCTATTTTTAACCTTTCCCATTTGGATCACTGTTAATTATTTAGGCAATCCCGACAATATGATTATATTAGCGGGTTATTTTGGCAGTTTATTAATGGCAGGCGCGTTTTTAGCGATTGGCTCTTGCATCTCTGCCATCACGAAAAATCAAGTGATTGCCTTTATTATCACTGTCGTGGTTTGCTTGGCTTTTATCCTGAGTGGTTATCCTTTGGTATTGGATTTTTTTAGCAGTTGGACACCGGCAATCATTGTCGATACCATTAGCTCTTTTAGTTTCTTGACCCATTTCGATGCCATTGGTAAAGGTGTTATTGATGTACGTAATTTGATTTATTTTGCGTCATTAATTGCATTTTGGTTATTTGCCACTGTGGTCTTAATTGAAATGAAGAAAGCCGATTAA